The DNA sequence GGCGAGCTCGTGACCCGTACGCCGGTCATGATCGAGGACAGGGGATGCGGGCTCTCCGCGCCGAACAAGCATCCATGAAGAACTGTTCAGCCCCCATAGGTATTTTTGATTCAGGCATCGGCGGTCTCACGGTCCTCAAGGAGATATCCCGGATACTGCCGCAGGAGCGTATCATCTATCTCGGCGATACGGCGCGCGTCCCGTACGGCATCCGCTCTCCCGAGACCGTAACGCGCTATTCTTTCGAGTGCAGCGGGTTCCTGATACAGCAGGAGATAAAGCTCCTCGTGGTAGCCTGCAATACGGTGTCCGCCATCAGCCTCGCTTCGATCCGTGAGAATGTTTCGATTCCCGTGATCGGCGTCATCGAGCCCGGTGCCCGGGCCGCGGCAGCAGCGACGCGGAGCGGCAAGATCGGCATCATAGGAACGGAAACCACTATACGGAGCAGCGCCTATGTCAAAGCCATTCAGGCGCTGGATAAGGACCTGGAGGCCTTCGGCATGGCCTGCCCGCTCTTCGTCCCCCTTGTCGAAGAGGGTTGGACCGACGGCCCCATCGCCCGTATGGTGGTGGAGAAGTACCTGTCCGGCATGGTCGACAAGGAAGTGGATACGCTCGTTCTCGGCTGCACCCATTACCCGTTGCTCAAGGGCGTCATCCAGGAGGTCATGGGAGAGGTCCGCCTGATCGATTCCGCTGTCGAGACGGCGCTGGTGGTGCAGCGCATGCTCGCCGACACGGACCTGCTCGGGCCGAGCGGAGACCCGGCCCCGACGAGATTCTTCGTGACCGACTCGCCGGATAAGTTCATCGCCGTCGGCGAGCGGTTCCTGCAGAAGAGGATCGAGGACATAGACAAGATATCGTTATAGTGCCGGGTGTTGTCGAGGCATACGTTAACCACAGGATTCAGGAACTTTTACAGTAAATACGGTACCTGCAACGGAGGTGTGAATGAGGCCCGACGGACGAAGGAATGACGAGTTGCGAGCGGTGAAGATCACCCGGAATTTCATTGCTACGGCAGAGGGGTCAGTGCTGATCGAGGTCGGCAAGACGCGGGTCATCTGCACCGCATCGATAGAGGAAAAGGTGCCGCCGTTCCTGAGAGACCAGAAGAAGGGGTGGGTCACCGCTGAGTACGGAATGCTCCCCCGGTCGACACAGAACAGAATGATGCGGGAGTCCACATCCGGTAAAGTGGGGGGGCGGACCCAGGAGATCCAGCGGCTGATCGGCAGGGCGCTCAGGGCCGTCGTCGACCTCAGGCTGCTCGGAGAGCGGACGGTATGGATGGACTGCGATGTCATTCAAGCCGACGGCGGCACGAGGACGGCATCGATCACCGGTGCTTATGTAGCCTTCAGCGATGCCATAAAGTATGCCATGGCAAAAGGCATGATCGACAAGAGCCCGATAAAGGATTTCCTCGCGGCTGTCAGCGTCGGGATCATCGAGAACGAGGCGCGGCTCGATCTCTGCTATGCCGAAGACGCCGCCGCCGAAGTCGATATGAACGTCGTCATGACCGGGAGCGGAAAGATCGTTGAAATACAGGGCACTGCGGAGTCGCAGGTCTTTTCACGGCAGATGCTCGACACGATGCTGTCCCTGGCCGAAAAAGGCATAGGTGAGCTGATCGCCCTCCAGAAAGGGATAGTTTAGTATAGATATGGTAAAATAAAGAAAAAATGTACCTTTCGTGCATAACGTAGCCAGTAAAGAAGATAAAGGAAGATGAACGATGCAAAGTAAGAGTATGTATAAAAGCCTGTTTGTTTGGTTGCTCATCGGGATGGCCATGATCCTTCTCTTCAATCTCTTCAACGTGCCGCCCAAGACCGAAAAAGAGATGATCTTTTCCGACTTCATCGCCAAGGTCGAGGCAGGGGATATCGAGGAGGTCACGATCAAGGAGAATCACATAACCGGGCGCTTGAAAGACGGCAGCAAGTTCAGGACCTATGCGGCGGACTATCCCGATATGGTGAAGGAGCTGCGTGGCAAAGGTATAAAGATAACCGCCAAGCCGCCGGATCAAAACCCCTGGTATGTCAGTTTCTTCTTCTCCTGGGGACCCATCATCTTCCTCGTGCTCGTCTGGGTCGTCTTCATGCGCCAGATGCAGATGGGGGGCAACAAGGCCATGTCCTTCGGCAAGGCCAAGGCCAAGCTCGTCTCGGACAAGGCGGTGAAGATCACCTTTGCCGACGTGGCCGGCGTGGAAGAGGCGAAGTCGGAGGTCGAGGAGATCATCGAGTTCCTGAAGGACCCCCAGAAATTCTCGAAGCTCGGGGGCAAGATCCCGAAGGGCGTGCTGCTGGTCGGCCCTCCCGGAACAGGAAAGACGCTCCTCGCCAAGGCGATTGCGGGCGAGGCGGGGGTCCCCTTCTTTTCGATATCGGGCTCGGACTTCGTCGAGATGTTCGTGGGCGTCGGCGCCTCGCGGGTGAGGGACCTCTTCGACCAGGCAAAAAAGAACGCGCCCTGCATCATCTTTATCGACGAGATCGATGCCGTGGGGCGGCACCGCGGAGCGGGGCTCGGCGGCGGCCACGACGAGCGGGAACAGACCCTGAACCAGCTCCTCGTCGAGATGGACGGCTTCGAGGGCAATGAGGGCGTTATCATTATCGCGGCGACGAACAGGCCCGACGTGCTCGATCCCGCCCTCCTGAGGCCGGGACGGTTCGACCGCCAGATCGTGGTGCCGACTCCCGATGTGAAGGGCCGGCTCGAGATACTCAGGGTGCACACGAAGAATATCCCCATTTCACCCGATGTAGACCTCGAGAAGATCGCCCGCGGAACGCCGGGCTTTTCCGGCGCCGACCTCGCCAACCTGGTCAACGAGGGCGCCCTCATCGCGGCGCGCAAGTCCAAGGACAAGGTCGACATGCACGACTTCGAGTTCGCCAAGGACAAGGTCCTGATGGGCGTCGAGCGGCGGAGCATGGTGCTGAGCGCGGACGAGAAGAAGAACACCGCCTATCACGAGGCGGGCCATGCGCTCGTCGCCAAGCTGACCCCCGGCACCGACCCGATCCACAAGGTGAGCATCATCCCGCGGGGAAGGGCGCTCGGCGTGACGCAGCAGCTGCCGATCGACGACCGCTATACCTATTCGCGGGACTATCTCGAGAAGACCCTGAAGGTGCTGCTCGGCGGAAGGGCTGCGGAAGAGCTGGCCCTGAACCATATGACTACCGGCGCAGGGAACGACATCGAGCGGGCGACCGAGCTCGCGCGGAAGATGGTCACCGAATGGGGCATGAGCGAGAAGCTCGGTCCGCTCACCTTCGGCAAGAAGGACGAGCAGATTTTCCTCGGCCGCGAGATCGCGAAGCACAAGGACTACAGCGAAAAGACCGCTATCGATATCGACGAGGAGATCAGGGCGATCGTCACCCAGGCCTATCAGCGCGCAAAGGGCGTCCTGAAGGAGAACTACGGACTCCTCGAGGCGCTGGCGCAGGCCCTCCTCGAAAAGGAGACGGTGGACGGACAGGATATCGACAGGCTGATAGAAGCGGAGCGTGCGGGGAAGCCCCTCGGCGCTCTCGGCGGCGGACTCCTGGAGTCTCCTGCGGGCAGCGCCTCGTAGTCCCAGGCCCGGGGCAGGTGAAGCTGAGAGAGAATCTCTATCTGCCCCGGTAAACAGAATGAAACTCTCGTGGGCGAGCTTCTGCCTCGACTTCAGTAAGAAGACCTATATCATGGGGGTGCTCAACGCCACCCCCGATTCCTTTTCCGACGGCGGCCGCTATTTCGACCGGGAGCGGGCCGTGGATCATGCCTATCGGCTCATAGAGGACGGTGCGGATATCCTCGATATCGGCGGTGAGTCGACGCGGCCCGGCTCGGAGCCGGTCCCGGTCGATGAAGAGATACGGCGGACCGTGCCGGTCATCGAGGCTGTTGCGCGGAAGATCACCGTCCCCCTCTCGATCGATACCCGCAAGGCGGAGGTCGCGCGGCGCGCGCTCGACGCCGGGGCCTCGATGGTGAACGATATCAGCGGCCTCAGGTTCGATCCCGCTATGCCGGAGGTGGTCGCTGCCGCCCGCGTCCCGGTCGTGCTCATGCATATCAAGGGGAAACCGGAGGATATGCAGCAGCATCCTGTTTACGAGGCCCTCATCCCCGAGATCATGGATTACCTCAGGACCGGGATACGCATCGCCGGCGATGCCGGCATTCCGGAGGAGATGGTCCTCATCGATCCCGGGATCGGGTTCGGGAAGACCTTTGACCATAACCTCGAAATCCTCAACAGACTGCGTGAATTTTCCGGGTTGGGAAGACCGATTGTCATGGGAGTATCGAGAAAGGCCTTTATCGGCAAGATACTCGATAACGCCCCCGCAGCGGAGCGGGTCGAAGGCACGGCGGCAGCGGTCGCGATCTCGATAGCCAACGGAGCGCATATAGTCCGGGTGCACGACGTGAAGGAGATGGCGAAGGTCGCGAAGGTCGCCGATGCGATAACGAGAATGCGGATGCCTGTCACGGCCTGACATACCTTCACTATGTCCGGGTTACGGCATGGAGTGATCGGCTTTCGTCGGACGTGTCTGGGTTCTCTAGGGGCAAAGCAGGGTCTTGCCCCACGCCCTTGGTCATTCCTGAAGGCTGCATATTCTCTCTCAGATATCGAATTGGAGCAAACGGCTAATTCACGTCCGACGAAAGCCGATCACTCCATGCCGTAGTGCTATTTTTCATCCGAAAGGAGCGCTTATGACCGAACGGGATTTCAAGTACCGGCGCGAGGACTTCGGCCCGCTTCCGGTGACGCTGCACCATCTGACGATCTCCCTGAGCTTCTTCAGCGATTCCGTCGAGGCGACCAACTGTCTCGAGATGAGCGCGCGGCAGGAGCTCAGCGAGCTCCCTCTCGACGCCAACAGCCTCGAGATCCTCTCTGTCGAACAGGTCACAGGCCCCGAAGACCGGCAGGGGACCCCCCTGCGCTACGACTACCAGAGGGAGAGGAACAAACTGGTCGTGCTCCTGCCGCAGAGGGTTGCGCCCGGGGAGAGATTCTTCGTGAGGACGAAGACCCGCTGCTTTCCCTCCGATCACCTCCTGGAGGGGATATACAGGGATGCGACACCTCCCGGCAAGCCGCAGCAGTATATGTCACAGTGCCAGCAGTGGGGATTCCAGCGCATCATGCCGATCTTCGACGACTGCCGTGCGAAGTGCACCATGACGACGACCCTCGAAGCGGACAGCGCCTATACCCATCTCATCAGCAACGGCAACATCAGCCGCCGCACGAATCCCGGGGGAAGGCCGGCGCCCAAGCCGGGCGACCCGAAACGGCAGGTCATTACCTATGAGAATCCGCTCCCGATGGCGCCCTATCTCTTCATCGCCTGCGCCGGGACCTGGGACACCCTCGTCGACAGCGTCACCTATCCGTCGGGGAGGACGGTGCGCCTCGAGTACCTCGTGCCCCCCGGCGCGGTCGACGAGGTGCGCGTACCCATGGAGATACTGAAGGCGTCGGTGCTCTGGGTCGGCAGGACCCAGGATTACGAATACACCGGCGATACCTATCGCACCATCTGCATGAACAAATCGAATTTCGGGGGTATGGAGAACGTCGGCAACACCACGATCGTCACCGACGCCGCGCTCATCAACGAGCATACCCTCGACACGGCGCTGCTCTACGCCCATGCGGTGATCGTGCACGAATTCGAGCACAACCAGTGCGGCAGCGAGACGACCATGGATACGCCGTTCGATGTCTGGCTCAACGAAGCCTATACCGTGGATGTGGAGCGCCAGTTCATGGCCGATGTCTTCACTCCCTCCTTCGTGCGCCTGCAGCAGGTGGACAGCATCCGCAATCCTCTCCTCGGCCCCCTGGCGATCGAGGACGCAGGGCATGCCGGGAGGATCGTCCGGGAGGGATTCAACGACCCCGATGAGCTCATCGACAGCGTCACGTATGTGAAGGCCGCCGAGGTGATCAGGATGCTCCGCCTCGTCATCGGCGCCGAAGACTTCATCAAGGGCAAGACGCTCTACTTCACGCGGTATCATAACGGCAACGCCACGACGGACCAGTTCTTCGCCTGCTTCGAGGAGGCCTCGGGTATCTCCCTCGAACAATTCAAACGGCAGTGGCTCTATATCATCGGCTATCCGAAGGTGAGCGCCACGACCCATTACGATCCGTCGTCGAAGAGCTGCCGCATCCGCTTCCGGCAGGCGGTGAAACAGGACCAGCAGTCCTTTCATCTCCCCCTCGAGCTCGCACTCGTAGACCGGCAGGGGCGCGATATGCCGGGAACGCATCAGGTCTTCCAGCTGAAAGAGAGCGAAGCGGAGCTGCTGATCGAGCGGGTCGACGAGGCGCCTGCATTCGCCTCGATGAACCGGGGCTACTCCTTCTACGGCACCTTTCAGCACGAGAACGCGTCGCCCGAGGCGAGGATAGCCCAGGCGCGGCTCGACCCCGATGTCTACAACCGGATCGATGCGATGCGGCAGCTGACTGACCAGGAGCGCATCGCCCTCCTCGAGAGCCTGGATAAGGGGACTATCGGCGACGTGAGCGCGGCGTGGCTCGATCTTTACGGCGAATTCCTCGCCGATCCGGCTCTGCCTGCATCGCTCAAGGCGTACTTTCTCCGCATCGACGAGCAGCCGGTAAACCGCGCCTACAGCACCTGGTACCAGGAGCTCGTCGCCGCACGGGAAGCACTCATGAAGGCGGTGAACCGCCGTTATCGCGACCGGCTCGTCAGGGAGTTCCGGCGCATCGATACCTATTCGGCTGCGCCTGCCGCCTCACCGGGCAGCGGCATCGAAGAGCGCATGCTCAAGAACGTGCTGCTCGATCTGATCGTTATCGACGACTCTCCTGAGAGCCATCGCCTTATCCATGAGCATTTCGCTGCGGCGACTGCGGCCACTGATCGTGTTGCAGCGCTCCTCGCCCTCAACCGGAGCTCGGCCCCCCGGCGGAGGGAAGCGCTCGAAGAAGTGTACGAGAAGTGGCGTCACCATCTGAGCGGCTACGCCAATTACCTTCGCATCGTGTCGAGCGGGACCCGTGAGGATGTCTTCGACATGATCGAGGCCGAAAAGCGGCGTCCAGGGTTCGACATTACCCAGCCCACATGGAGCAGGGCGCTGTTCCTCCCCATGGCGGCAAACAACAAGATGGTCTGGACAGACCGGGGCATCGCGTGGGTTGCGGCAACGGTGGTAGAGCTGGCCCCCATCAATGCAACGACGACGGGGCGGCTGCTCACCACCTTTCAGCACGTCCGGTCATTGAAGCCCGCGCTCCGGGGGAAGGCAGCGGACGCCCTGGAGCGTATCGTCGGGAACGTTTCGCCCGAGAAGAGCCCGGCTGTTTACGGCCAGGCGAGGACGTATCTGGCGAGTGTTGCCCCGTAAGAGTGTGGAGTTATCCGGCGTCTGCCTGCGGCGCGGCAGGAGGCGCTGCAGGCTGCTGCGGCGCAGGGGCGGGTGCTGCCGGCGGCCTCACCGGCTGAGCAGCAGGGAGGGGCCTCTCATAGTACTCGACGGGGTCGAAATTCCCCAGCGGCCTGGTGAAGGTAAACTTGGCAGGGGCGACGATGAGCTGGCGGGCGGCGTTCTCCGTGCTGCCGCTTATGAGAGCAAAAGGCAGAGAGGCGATGAACACTGCGGTGCCGACGGCGATGGCGACGATCCCCACCGGTCTGACGATGAGCGTATCTGCCATGATCGAGCCTGCCCCCCCGTCAGCGGCAAAAGAGAGCGTCGAGGTGAACAGGACAGCAAGCGAGAGAATGAGGGCGATGATTGTTCTCATAGTATCCTCCATGACCCTTCGGTATCGCCGCATCCCCTGCCGGTTGAGGTGAGGGAAGGGCGCTGCGTTACTTCCATTATAGGGCAAAGGACGGGCGATCTTCAATGAGATCAAAGGGCGATCACCGGGCGGCTGCCGGTGCTTCCGCAGGGGATTTGCAATAATCCGGGGCGTCTGGTTCACTACGGTAACGGCATGCATGATACTATCCCTGTAATTTACCTGCTCGACCTCTTCGGTGTCGTCGTCTTCGCCGTCACCGGCTCCCTGGCCGCAGGGAAAAAGAGGATGGACCTCTTCGGCGCGGTGGTGCTCGCTCTCGCAACAGCGCTGGGGGGCGGAACTCTGCGCGACCTCATCCTCGGAGCGCACCCGGTCTTCTGGATCGCCGACCCGACGTATATCGTCGTAGCGTCTGTCGCCTCCATCCTGACCTTTGCGCTGGCCCGCTTCCTCGGCCCGCTCGGCAAGCTGCTCAAGGTGGCGGATGCCTTCGGGCTTGCCGTCTTCACGGTCATCGGGGTCCGCAAGGCGCTCGGCCTCGATATCGCACCCCTCATCAGCGTGATCATGGGCGTGATGACCGGCGTTGCCGGCGGCATGATACGGGATATGCTTTCGGGGGAGATCCCGCTCATCCTCCGTACCGAGATCTATGCTACCGCGTCGCTCTGCGGCGCCGCCGCCTTTGCGCTGCTCTCTCCCGTGGTCGCCTCCGAGCGCGTGGTCATTATTGCTGCGGCAGCGATCATCCTGGTCTTGCGGCTTGCCGCCATACACTGGAAGCTCTCCCTGCCCACCTTCCCGTTTTCGGAGTGAGGAGGCCCCTCACCCGGGAGGAACTCCCGCGCACTTGCATTTTGCATCCCCCTATGCTCCAATTTTATTAGAGAGGCGTTTCGCATCCTCTCTTTCGTATGAACCGCTCACGCTGCTCCAACGAATCCTCGCGCGCTGCACCCGTTTACCCGGAACGGCTTGTGTCCAGCTTCTGGATATCTCCGGCAGTGGCGCGTCCCGGCGTTTTTACGCAAGGGGGGCAGGGGCATCTTTCGTACAAGAGGAGGTACTGATGGATATTCTGGCATTGCTGAAAAAAGATCATGAAAGCGCATTGATGCTGTTCGATGAGCTCGATCAGATCATGGAACGGGGGACAAAAAAACAGGGCAGGCAGGAACATGTTTTCAACCAGCTCCGGCAGGAGCTCGAAATGCACATGCTGGGCGAGGAGGATGTCTTCTATCCGCTGCTCAGCGAGGACGAGGATACCCGTCCCATGATACAGGACGCCCTGGAGGAGCACCGGCGGGTCAAGCTCCTCCTGACCGATATCGGACGCATACCGAGGGGCGAGCGGTGGAACGACCGGCTCAAGGATTTGAGAAAGAGCGTGGAGCAGCATATCGAGGAGGAGGAGGACGATATTTTCGAGCGTGCAGAGGACCTGCTCGGGAGCGACCAGCGGGGCATTATGGGCAACCGGGTGATGGAGATCAAAGAGGAGCATATGGCTGCTTCATCACGGTAAGCGGAACGGAAGCAGGATCAGGAAAGGAGGAGACGATGAAATTCGATGAATTCCTTAAGAGGGTGCAGAGCCTTACCGGCATCGATTCGACTGGTGAGACGATGAGGGCTATCAGTGCCACCCTCGAGGTGCTCGGCCAGCGGCTGGTCAGGGGCGAGGCAGAAGACCTTGCAGCGCAGCTTCCGGCTGAGCTCCAGGCGTGCCTGCTCAAGGAGCGGGGCCCCCAGCGCTTCGAGCTCGACGAGTTCTTCAGGCGTATCGGAGAAAAGGAAGGCATCGGTCGCGACCTGGCGGAGAAGCATGCACGGGTCGTTTTAGCGATGATGACCGAGACGGTGAGCTCGGGCGAGATCAAGGATGTGCTCTCCGAGCTGCCGAAGGAGTTTCACGAGCTTTTCAAGCCCGTATCGGTGGGAGCAGCATGAGCGCCCGCCGGTTGCGCGAGAGAGGGATTATCCATCGTGTTCAATGATAGAAGGGATGCGGGAGTACAGCTCGCCGAACGGCTGAAGGAGTACCGGGACCGGCATGATGTCCTGGTGCTCGCTCTTCCGCGAGGCGGCGCGGTCACCGGCTCCGAGATCGCCTCCCGGCTCAATGCGCTCTTCGATATCATCATTGTGCGAAAGCTCGGCTTTCCCGGCCAGCCGGAGCTTGCCATAGGAGCGGTTGCGGAGACGGGTACGGTCGTTTTGAATCACGATATCATCTCGATGTTCACCATTACGGACGAGTATATCCAGGCCGAGGTCTCCCGGCAGAATGAAGAGATAGCCCGCAGGATCGAGCGCTATCGGGGCGGCGCTTCCCTTACCGGGCTCCGCGGCAAGACGGTTATTCTCGTCGACGACGGCGTCGCCACGGGCGCGACGATGAAAGCGGCGATCACCGCCCTCCGGAAAGAGGAGATCGGCCGCATGGTCGTTGCCGTTCCCGTTGCCCCGCCCGAGACGGCGGAGGTATTGAAACATATGGCCGATGAGTTCATCTGCATGGAAACGCCCCTCTCGTTCATGTCCGTAGGGAGTTACTACCGTGATTTCACCCAGGTGACCGATGAGGAGGTGGTCGCGCTGTTGCAGGAGTCGATGGCCCTCAGCGCAGCCCGGAACGGGTAAGGGAGAGAGCGGGTCCTGCCCAAGGCTATTCCGCGTAGCTCCTCCAGCGGGAATCTCACTTCGGCGCCACTTCGGCATCGACGCTATGTTCTCTTCCCTCCCGCAGGAAGATGATCCCGATACGGTTTCCCGGGCTGAGGGACTTGAGCACATTCGAAAGGTCCTTCAAACTGTTCACCGGGGCTGCGTTGATGCGTATAATGATGTCGCCCTCCTTCAGACCGCAGATCTCTGCAGCCGAGCCCGGCACGACTCCCGAGAGGCGGCACCCGGCGCCGCTGAAGGTGAAGTCCGGGATAGTGCCGAGACTCACCCGCCGTTCTCCTTTCGCCTCCGCAGCTTCGCTTCCTCTCTTACGGTCGGCCGGGGTGAGCGGCTCCGGACGGGAGGCGAGGTATTCGATCGCTTCCTTTGCTACCGATGCCGCCTTCACGAGCCCTTCTGCGTCGGTCTTGTCAGCGGTATCGGTGGGACGGTGATAGTCGGGGTGCGGTCCGCTGAAGAGCTGTATCGCGGGAATGCCCGCCTCCTCGAAGCTCACCTGGTCGCTCGCGTCGAGCCGTTCGGCAACCGCCTCGATCTCGATTCCCGTGACAAAGCCGGCGCCCCTGACGATGGGGAGCCACTCCTTTGCCGTATCGCTGCCGAGCACCAGCAGCTTCCTCTTCCCCAGGCGGCCGACGGTATCGAGGTTGATCATGGCCCGGGACGATGCAGCAGGAAAGCGTTGCTGCCGGGCGATATACTGCTTCGATCCTCTTCTGCCCGCCTCCTCGCCGCTGAAGGCGACGAAAATGACGGTCCGGTCGGGATTCGTGCTGCTGCCGAGCACGCGGGCCAGCTCCAGGAGCACCGCCACGCCGCTCGCGTTGTCGTCGGCGCCGGGATGTACTTTCCCTTTGTTGCCCTCCCGCACGTCGGGCCAGCCGAGGCCGAGGTGGTCGTAGTGCGCACCGATGACGATGCTCTGGCCGGCCCACTCCGCTCTCTTTCCGGGAAGGATGCCGACGACATTCCTGAGCGATGCCGCGGCTTCGGGCTCTCCCCCCCGTTCGCTCCAGGTCTGGAAATAGCTCTCTTCAGTCTCTCCTCCCGGCATGAGTCCCGCCTCCCTGAACCTCTCGGCGATGTGCGCTGCCGCCAGTTCGAGCCCTTCGGAGCCGAAACCCCTTCCCTTGAGCTCGTCGCCCGAAAGGAACCGCACCGTCTCCATCATGCGCTCTGAGGAGAAGACCTTCGGCAGCGCTGCCAGCGGTTCCCGGGCGGCGAGCGCGGCCCGTTCCACCCGCTTTACCGCGCCACCCCTGCCGGGCAGAAAGACGGTCATCGGCGAATCGACGACCGGCCACCGGCCTTTCGCTATATTGACGGGCTCATCGCCCTCGAAGCCGAGATAGCTGTACTTGTGATAGTGAGGGAGCTTCCGGCCGAGGCCGGGCAGCGCCTTCACGGTATCGGCGGCTATGAAGAGGAGGGCCATACTGCTGTTCTTCGCATTGCGCGCCGTCAGTACGACCGCATGGTTGCCGCGAGGAATATCGGTTGCTTCTACGCGAATACCGTTGCCCTGCGCTGATGCGCCATAGCGCTCCATGGTCTTGAGCGCCTCCGCTGCAAAACGATTCTCCCAGCCGACGACCGCTACCGCGCGGTCGGCAGGGAGCTTCCCGATCTCTGTATCGAGCTTTATCTCTGCCGTATCAGGTCCCGAGGCTGCGAGCATTCTTGCAAAATCGCGGTATCCCCGGAGCAGCGGCGCCTTGGCGGACGCGGGGAGGAGGATCAGCATCTTCCGGGCCCCGAGGGCCTGCGAAAGCGCGGGAGGGATCTCGTCGAGATCGAGCCTGCGGAAGAGATCGAACTCGGGATCGAGATCGAGCCGCACGGGGCGGGCGGGTACCGGAAGCGACAGCACGGACCGCTTCTTGCTCACGGTGACGGTCGTCTGGTAGGCGCGCTCCTGGCCTTCCAGTGTTACGGCAAGAGGAATGTTCAGGCGATAGGCCTTTCCCTCCTGGAGCTGATCGACCGAAAAGGTGAGCAGATAACCGCTCCCCTCCTTCTTCGCCTGCACCTTCCCGAGCGCGATCTGCGGCGCGCCCCGCCGGGTGACCCACTGATCGAAAAAGGACTTCAGATCTCTCCCCGAGCTCTTCTCGAAGCTCTTCCCGAGATCGGAAAAGGACGCTGCTTTAAATTTGTACGAGCGGTACAGCTCCTGCAGACCGGCGGTGAAGGCTTTATCCCCCAGTTCCCTGCGGAGCATGTGGAAGACCATGAGCGATTTACCGTAGCCGACCGCCTCCGAAGAAGAGCTGTGGCGGGAGCGGAACTCGGTCAGCGGAAGATCCCGCTCGGTAAGGACATAATCGGTGTACTTCTGGAGCGTCGTCTGGCGGTGCTCGACGCCGCTGCCCTGCTGCTCCTTGATGAGGTGGTCGGCGAGATAGGCGGTCAATCCCTCTGACCAGTTGCCCGACCGGTAGTCGGGAAAGACGCTGTTGCCCCACCAGGTATGGAGGATCTCGTGGGGGTAGGACGACGTGATGATGAAGGGGAAGCGGATGATCTTCGGCCCGAGGAGCGTAAAGGAGGGCATGCCGAAGCCGGTCTCCCAGAAATTCTCGACGAGGGCGAATTTGCGGTACGGGTAGGGGCCGATGAGCTTTTCATACAGGGTGATGTAGCGGGACGTCGCTTCGATATACTTATTCGCGAGCTCTCTGTCGGGAGTGCGGAGGAATGCCATTGCCGTGACACGTCCCGTCTGCTGTGAATACTCGGTGAAGGGCGCAGCGATCAGGTATATCGAGTCCTGGGGCTCCGGAGAATCCCACTGCACCCGGGTCGCGTTTTTCTCTTTATTATGCAGGGTGCGCGCGCCCTGGCTCACCGCATCCCATCCACCGGGCAGTTCTACCGCGGCCTTGAACGTAATGAGCTCCTCATCGAAGGCGGGGTACCAGTAGGAGCTGCCGGAGAGATAGACCCCCTCTTCGTCGATGATGCCCGGCGTATCCCGGAAGCCCCGTGCATACTCTTTCCCGTACGACTCCAGGGGATGGTGGATACTGCCGCCGTAGGCGAGCACGAAGGCCCTTGTTCCGGGAGGCGCCTCGACGCGAAACCTCTCGAGAGGAACG is a window from the Nitrospirota bacterium genome containing:
- the rph gene encoding ribonuclease PH, with translation MRPDGRRNDELRAVKITRNFIATAEGSVLIEVGKTRVICTASIEEKVPPFLRDQKKGWVTAEYGMLPRSTQNRMMRESTSGKVGGRTQEIQRLIGRALRAVVDLRLLGERTVWMDCDVIQADGGTRTASITGAYVAFSDAIKYAMAKGMIDKSPIKDFLAAVSVGIIENEARLDLCYAEDAAAEVDMNVVMTGSGKIVEIQGTAESQVFSRQMLDTMLSLAEKGIGELIALQKGIV
- the folP gene encoding dihydropteroate synthase; its protein translation is MKLSWASFCLDFSKKTYIMGVLNATPDSFSDGGRYFDRERAVDHAYRLIEDGADILDIGGESTRPGSEPVPVDEEIRRTVPVIEAVARKITVPLSIDTRKAEVARRALDAGASMVNDISGLRFDPAMPEVVAAARVPVVLMHIKGKPEDMQQHPVYEALIPEIMDYLRTGIRIAGDAGIPEEMVLIDPGIGFGKTFDHNLEILNRLREFSGLGRPIVMGVSRKAFIGKILDNAPAAERVEGTAAAVAISIANGAHIVRVHDVKEMAKVAKVADAITRMRMPVTA
- the ftsH gene encoding ATP-dependent zinc metalloprotease FtsH; this encodes MQSKSMYKSLFVWLLIGMAMILLFNLFNVPPKTEKEMIFSDFIAKVEAGDIEEVTIKENHITGRLKDGSKFRTYAADYPDMVKELRGKGIKITAKPPDQNPWYVSFFFSWGPIIFLVLVWVVFMRQMQMGGNKAMSFGKAKAKLVSDKAVKITFADVAGVEEAKSEVEEIIEFLKDPQKFSKLGGKIPKGVLLVGPPGTGKTLLAKAIAGEAGVPFFSISGSDFVEMFVGVGASRVRDLFDQAKKNAPCIIFIDEIDAVGRHRGAGLGGGHDEREQTLNQLLVEMDGFEGNEGVIIIAATNRPDVLDPALLRPGRFDRQIVVPTPDVKGRLEILRVHTKNIPISPDVDLEKIARGTPGFSGADLANLVNEGALIAARKSKDKVDMHDFEFAKDKVLMGVERRSMVLSADEKKNTAYHEAGHALVAKLTPGTDPIHKVSIIPRGRALGVTQQLPIDDRYTYSRDYLEKTLKVLLGGRAAEELALNHMTTGAGNDIERATELARKMVTEWGMSEKLGPLTFGKKDEQIFLGREIAKHKDYSEKTAIDIDEEIRAIVTQAYQRAKGVLKENYGLLEALAQALLEKETVDGQDIDRLIEAERAGKPLGALGGGLLESPAGSAS
- the murI gene encoding glutamate racemase; the encoded protein is MKNCSAPIGIFDSGIGGLTVLKEISRILPQERIIYLGDTARVPYGIRSPETVTRYSFECSGFLIQQEIKLLVVACNTVSAISLASIRENVSIPVIGVIEPGARAAAAATRSGKIGIIGTETTIRSSAYVKAIQALDKDLEAFGMACPLFVPLVEEGWTDGPIARMVVEKYLSGMVDKEVDTLVLGCTHYPLLKGVIQEVMGEVRLIDSAVETALVVQRMLADTDLLGPSGDPAPTRFFVTDSPDKFIAVGERFLQKRIEDIDKISL